Genomic window (Arcobacter aquimarinus):
GTATGGAAGATTTTAGATTTACTAGTTGGATTAAGAGTTGATGAAGAGACAGAAGTAAATGGTCTTGATATTCATGAAACTGGATTAGAAGCATATCCAGAATTTAAAAGAGCATAATTAAGGAAGTATAATGAAAAAAATAGAAGTAATAATTAAACCTTTTAAACTGGAAGATGTGAAAGATGCTTTAGTTGAAGCTGGAATTACAGGTATGACAGTTTATGATGTAAAAGGATATGGTAGACAACAAGGACATAGTGAACTTTACAGAGGTGCTGAATATGTAGTTGATTTTTTACCAAAAATAAAAATTGATATTATTGTAAAAGATGAAATGGTAGAGTCTGTAATAAGTACAATTACAAACTCTGCAAAAACAGGAAAAATTGGAGATGGAAAAATATTTGTTTCATCTTTAGATGAAGTAGTTAGAATTCGAACACAAGAAAGAGGAAGCGAAGCTGTATAAAAAAGATAGAAGAGAATAATCTCTTCTATCTTGTATAAAAAATATACAATAATATTTTTATTAATAGATTATGTATTGTTATAATTACTAAAAAAAGGAGTAATTATGGATATGCAATCTATCTCTTATATAATAGATACACTCTATGCGATTTTCGCAATGACACTTATTATTTTTATGGTTCCTGGTTTTGCCATGCTTGAAGCTGGAATTGTAAGAACAAAAAACGTAACTTCAGTTTTGACAATAAATACACTTATTTATGCAATAGCATCTTTAGCTTTTTTACTTTTTGGGTATTCTTTAGCTTTTGGCGAGTTGGGAAATGATAGTATGAGTAAATATGCTGCATTTTTATTTCAAATGGCATTTGTAGGAAAAGTAATAAATATTATGAGTGGAGGAGTTAGTGAAAGAGCTAAAATTATCCCGTTAGCTATTTTTACAGTAATTATGGGATCAGTTCTTTACCCTTTAGTTGTAAATATTACTTGGGGAGCAAATTTTTTAGAGGGTACTATACTTGAACTTTCAATGTATGATTTAGCAGGTTCAACAGTAATTCATAGTACAGGTGGTTGGGCATTACTTGCAGCTATATTAATTATTGGAGCAAGAAAGGGAAGATATACTAAAGAGGGTGGAATAAGAGTAATTCCAGCATCAAATATTCCTTTAGTAACTTTAGGTGCATTTTTATTGTGGATTGGATGGTTTGGATTTAATGGTGGAAGTGTTGGATCTATTGCAAGTAAAGAGAATGCGGATTTAGTTGCGTTAACTATTTTAAATACTAATACAGCAGGTTTAAGTGGTGCTATAATGGTAGCAATTATTATGCATTTAATGTATAAAAAACTAGATTTAACTATGATTTTAAATGGTGCTTTAGGTGGATTAGTTTCAATCACAGCAGGACCTGACTTGTATGATATTTATACACCAATTTTAGTTGGAGCAATAGGTGGAGGATTAGTTGTATTAGGGGTTAGTTTATTTGATAAATTAAGAATAGATGATCCAGTTGGAGCTTTATCTGTTCACTTACTAAATGGTATTTGGGGAACGTTAGCTGTTGGTATTTTTGCTTCAAATGGAAATGATATAACTTTAATTGGTCAATTAAAAGGTATTTTAGTAATTGCTGTGTTTACTTTTATTAGTTCATATATAATTTTGTATATAATAAATAAAATAGTACCTTTAAGAGCAGGAAATGATGAAGAGATGCAAGGATTAGATGTTCAAGAGTGTGGATTAGAAGCTTATCCAGAGTTTAAACGAGCATTCTAAATTTAGTATTATGTGGCTTTTCTTGGGCAAAGATAATATTAGTTTAAAAAAATTTTGTTAAAATACGTGAACTAAAAAAAGGATTAATAGTGAAGAAAATTGAAGCTATAATTAAACCATTTAAACTTGAAGATGTAAAGGATGCTTTAGCAGAAGCAGGAATTACAGGAATGACAGTATCTGATGTTAAAGGTTATGGAAGACAACAAGGTCATAGTGAACTTTACAGAGGTGCTGAATACGTGGTTGATTTTTTACCTAAAATCAAATTGGAATTAATCGTTGCAGATGAAAATGTTGATTCAACAATTTCAGTAATCATAGATGCTGCAAAAACAGGAAAGATTGGAGATGGAAAAATATTTGTATCTCCAGTTGAAAAGGTTATAAGAATTAGAACAGGTGAGCAAGATGAGGAAGCTATTTAATGGCTTCTTTATCAACTTTTGAAATAAATGAACCTTTGGATATGCATCTTCATTTAAGAGATGCAGATATGTTAAAACTAGTTGGTCCATTGACTTCTAATACTTTTAGTGGTGCTTTAATCATGCCAAACTTAGTACCACCTATTACAACAAAAGAAGCACTACTTGCTTATAAACAAAGAATAAAAGAAGCTTGTGTTAAAGATAAATTTGAGCCTTATGTAACACTGTTTTTTAAAAATGATTATTCATATGAATTCTTAGCGGATATTAAAGATGATATTATAGGTATTAAACTTTATCCTGCTGGGATTACTACAAATTCTGAAACAGGTGTTGCTTCTATGGATGTTGAAGTATTAAGACCTACTTTAGAATCAATGAGTAAATTAGGTATTCCTTTATGTATTCATGGTGAGACTAATGGTTTTGTAATGGATAGAGAAAAAGAATTTATGCCAATTTATGAATCAATTGCAAAAGTTTTTCCTAATTTAAAAATTATTATGGAACATATTACAACAAAAGAAGCTATTGAATTATTGGATAAATATGATAATTTATATGCGACGGTTACTTTACATCACTTATTGATAACTTTGGATGATGTTGCAGGTGGAATGTTAAATCCTCATCTATTTTGTAAACCAATAGCAAAAAGACCAGAAGATAGAAGTGCTTTATTAAATGCTGCATTAAAAGCTCATCCAAAACTTATGTTTGGTAGTGATTCTGCTCCTCATCCAAAACATAAAAAAGAGTGTTGTGGTTGTGCTGCTGGTGTATTTACTTCACCAATTGCTTTACAAGTATTAACGGAACTTTTTGAAAAACATGATGCTTTAGAAAATTTAAATGCATTTGTTTCTTTAAATGCACAAAGAATTTATAATCTAACTTTAGAGAAAAAAACTATTACATTGATAAAAAAAGATTTTATAGTTCCTGCTATTTATGAATATAAAAATGAAAATGTAGTTCCTATGTATGCTGGCGAATCAATTCCATGGAGTATAGAATCAATAAATTAAAAAGGAGAGCTTAAAATTAGCTACCTTTTTGATTTAGAAGTCTTTTTATATTTTCAGCAGTCTCTTTTGCTTTTATTTCTCTTTCTTCTCTCATAGCTCTTAATGTGTCAAGTGTTTCTTGTTTTTCTCTATCTAAATTTGCTCTTATTTGTATTGCTTTTCTATTATTTGATATTCCAGAAATTGCAGAAAATTTCTCTTTTTTATTTATATAAATTGTTGCAGATGAAGAAGTAGCATTTTTATTAAAAACTATTACATCATCTTCTTTTAAATTTAAAATCTCTTGAGTTGTAAGTTCTGTTTCTGCCATAATAGATTCAATTTTCATTCTAGCACCTGAAATAAGAG
Coding sequences:
- a CDS encoding ammonium transporter, coding for MDMQSISYIIDTLYAIFAMTLIIFMVPGFAMLEAGIVRTKNVTSVLTINTLIYAIASLAFLLFGYSLAFGELGNDSMSKYAAFLFQMAFVGKVINIMSGGVSERAKIIPLAIFTVIMGSVLYPLVVNITWGANFLEGTILELSMYDLAGSTVIHSTGGWALLAAILIIGARKGRYTKEGGIRVIPASNIPLVTLGAFLLWIGWFGFNGGSVGSIASKENADLVALTILNTNTAGLSGAIMVAIIMHLMYKKLDLTMILNGALGGLVSITAGPDLYDIYTPILVGAIGGGLVVLGVSLFDKLRIDDPVGALSVHLLNGIWGTLAVGIFASNGNDITLIGQLKGILVIAVFTFISSYIILYIINKIVPLRAGNDEEMQGLDVQECGLEAYPEFKRAF
- a CDS encoding P-II family nitrogen regulator — encoded protein: MKKIEAIIKPFKLEDVKDALAEAGITGMTVSDVKGYGRQQGHSELYRGAEYVVDFLPKIKLELIVADENVDSTISVIIDAAKTGKIGDGKIFVSPVEKVIRIRTGEQDEEAI
- a CDS encoding P-II family nitrogen regulator translates to MKKIEVIIKPFKLEDVKDALVEAGITGMTVYDVKGYGRQQGHSELYRGAEYVVDFLPKIKIDIIVKDEMVESVISTITNSAKTGKIGDGKIFVSSLDEVVRIRTQERGSEAV
- the pyrC gene encoding dihydroorotase, whose amino-acid sequence is MASLSTFEINEPLDMHLHLRDADMLKLVGPLTSNTFSGALIMPNLVPPITTKEALLAYKQRIKEACVKDKFEPYVTLFFKNDYSYEFLADIKDDIIGIKLYPAGITTNSETGVASMDVEVLRPTLESMSKLGIPLCIHGETNGFVMDREKEFMPIYESIAKVFPNLKIIMEHITTKEAIELLDKYDNLYATVTLHHLLITLDDVAGGMLNPHLFCKPIAKRPEDRSALLNAALKAHPKLMFGSDSAPHPKHKKECCGCAAGVFTSPIALQVLTELFEKHDALENLNAFVSLNAQRIYNLTLEKKTITLIKKDFIVPAIYEYKNENVVPMYAGESIPWSIESIN